In Haloarcula salinisoli, one genomic interval encodes:
- a CDS encoding DUF7344 domain-containing protein → MVTDDPDGVAETTAQSQAEQLELLASKRRQTLLELLATSADDVHTLESLATAITQTEQGADLGARPAHRVCLFLRHVHLPKLDAADIVEYDPQQNVVECTGDGRLDRLLDATGR, encoded by the coding sequence ATGGTGACAGACGACCCCGACGGTGTGGCCGAGACGACAGCGCAATCCCAGGCCGAACAACTGGAGTTGCTGGCCTCGAAGCGTCGTCAGACGCTGCTCGAACTGCTGGCGACATCCGCTGACGACGTGCATACGCTCGAATCCCTGGCGACAGCGATAACACAGACCGAACAGGGAGCAGACCTCGGTGCGCGCCCGGCCCACCGGGTGTGTCTGTTCCTCCGCCACGTCCACCTGCCGAAACTCGACGCCGCCGATATCGTCGAATACGATCCACAGCAAAACGTCGTCGAGTGTACCGGCGATGGCCGGCTCGACCGGCTCCTCGATGCGACGGGCCGGTAA
- a CDS encoding MBL fold metallo-hydrolase, whose amino-acid sequence MTVESDWGDWLLRAVEDADPDGLAIWYLGCNGFIVKSSGGTTVFIDPYLGIGDPPRTVRMVPVPFEPSDVTEADAVLGTHEHTDHVHGPSQAPILAATGATYYTTDSGHEVINEEDWKGNWSVTDDQLEEIEEGDRLELGDLTVHVEPANDPDADHPVSFVFEHESGTFFHGGDARPGAFEPVGERYDIDLGVLAFGTVGMIPDSETREPKRTKWYNDENMIIEAANELELDTLLPTHWDMWKGMTTEPTVLHNHAASFDYPETLQIVEIGDRVDL is encoded by the coding sequence ATGACAGTCGAATCCGACTGGGGCGATTGGCTCCTGCGCGCGGTCGAAGACGCCGACCCCGACGGACTGGCGATCTGGTATCTGGGCTGTAACGGCTTCATCGTCAAGTCCAGCGGCGGTACGACGGTCTTTATCGACCCGTATCTGGGCATCGGCGACCCGCCCCGGACGGTGCGGATGGTGCCGGTGCCGTTCGAGCCCTCCGACGTCACGGAGGCCGACGCCGTCCTGGGGACTCACGAGCACACCGACCACGTCCACGGCCCCTCGCAGGCGCCCATCCTCGCGGCGACGGGCGCCACCTACTACACGACCGACAGCGGTCACGAGGTCATCAACGAGGAGGACTGGAAAGGGAACTGGTCGGTCACCGACGACCAGCTCGAAGAGATCGAGGAGGGCGACCGACTCGAACTCGGCGACCTGACCGTCCACGTCGAGCCGGCCAACGACCCCGACGCCGACCACCCCGTCTCCTTCGTCTTCGAGCACGAGTCGGGCACGTTCTTCCACGGCGGCGACGCACGGCCCGGCGCGTTCGAGCCGGTGGGTGAGCGATACGACATCGACCTCGGCGTACTGGCGTTTGGCACGGTGGGGATGATTCCGGACTCGGAGACCCGTGAGCCAAAACGGACCAAGTGGTACAACGACGAGAACATGATAATCGAGGCGGCCAACGAACTGGAGCTCGACACCCTGTTGCCGACCCACTGGGACATGTGGAAGGGGATGACTACGGAGCCGACGGTGCTGCACAACCACGCAGCGAGCTTCGACTATCCGGAGACGCTACAGATCGTCGAGATCGGCGACCGCGTCGACCTCTAA
- a CDS encoding DoxX family protein, which produces MAFETAGAAELFLVARLLFGGVLAFTGLNHFMNAEGMIPYAEAKGLPAPAGAVYGSGGLLVFSGLLLIVGAYPVVAAGALAAFLLASAVTMHDFWAVPEDQQQDEMTQFLKNVALAGGAIALLAVAGTAWPYSLALGVF; this is translated from the coding sequence ATGGCCTTCGAGACCGCCGGTGCGGCCGAACTCTTCCTGGTCGCGCGGCTCCTCTTCGGCGGGGTGCTTGCCTTTACTGGCCTGAACCACTTCATGAACGCCGAGGGGATGATACCGTACGCCGAGGCGAAGGGACTGCCCGCGCCGGCGGGGGCCGTCTACGGGAGCGGTGGCCTGCTCGTGTTCAGTGGCCTGCTCCTCATCGTCGGCGCCTATCCCGTCGTCGCGGCGGGGGCGCTCGCGGCCTTCCTGCTTGCCTCGGCCGTCACGATGCACGACTTCTGGGCGGTCCCCGAGGACCAACAGCAAGACGAGATGACGCAGTTCCTGAAGAACGTCGCGCTGGCGGGCGGCGCCATCGCCCTGCTGGCTGTCGCCGGGACGGCCTGGCCGTACAGCCTGGCGCTGGGCGTCTTCTAA
- a CDS encoding YlbF family regulator: protein MSVETENVTEIDDDHVDKLAAELGESIAQLPVYQEFLQAKAKVENDADAQRAIEEFEQLREEFQMARQTGQATQEDLRKVQEAQEELHDIASMSEYLELQNELEARLAEINDLVSEQLEVDFGEKAGGCCQD, encoded by the coding sequence ATGAGCGTCGAAACCGAGAACGTCACCGAAATCGACGACGACCACGTCGATAAGCTCGCGGCCGAACTCGGCGAGAGCATCGCCCAGCTCCCGGTCTACCAGGAGTTCCTGCAGGCGAAGGCGAAAGTCGAGAACGACGCCGACGCCCAGCGAGCCATCGAGGAGTTCGAGCAGCTTCGCGAGGAGTTCCAGATGGCCCGCCAGACCGGCCAGGCAACCCAGGAGGACCTCCGGAAGGTCCAGGAGGCCCAGGAGGAGCTCCACGACATCGCTTCGATGAGTGAGTACCTCGAACTCCAGAACGAGCTCGAGGCCCGTCTCGCGGAGATAAACGACCTCGTCTCCGAGCAGCTCGAGGTCGACTTCGGCGAGAAGGCCGGCGGCTGCTGTCAGGACTGA
- a CDS encoding METTL5 family protein, producing MATKSALAQQLGVVAGFTDPRADLEQYRTPPDLAAHLVHRADLEGDVQDRTVVDLGCGTGMLALAAALRGPETVVGVDIDPGPLSTARTNERKVGSTTSVSWVRADATAVPLCPPAAETTVVMNPPFGAQSGNEHADRAFLATAAEIASVSYSLHNAGSSEFVESFAVDNGGEVTHAFAAEFDIPHQFDFHEDDRRSIDAELFRIEWR from the coding sequence ATGGCGACCAAAAGCGCGCTCGCACAGCAACTCGGCGTCGTCGCCGGCTTCACGGACCCGAGAGCCGACCTCGAACAGTACCGGACCCCGCCGGACCTGGCTGCGCACCTGGTCCATCGGGCCGACCTGGAGGGCGACGTGCAGGACCGGACGGTGGTGGACCTGGGCTGTGGGACCGGGATGCTCGCGCTCGCCGCGGCCCTGCGCGGTCCCGAGACCGTCGTGGGCGTGGATATCGACCCCGGCCCGCTGTCGACAGCTCGGACAAACGAACGGAAAGTCGGGTCGACGACGTCGGTGTCGTGGGTCCGTGCCGACGCGACGGCGGTCCCGCTCTGTCCGCCGGCCGCCGAGACGACGGTCGTGATGAACCCGCCCTTCGGCGCCCAGTCGGGCAACGAGCACGCCGACCGCGCGTTTCTCGCGACCGCCGCCGAGATAGCGAGCGTCTCCTACTCGCTGCACAACGCCGGCAGCAGTGAGTTCGTCGAGTCGTTCGCGGTCGACAACGGTGGCGAGGTGACCCACGCCTTCGCCGCCGAGTTCGATATCCCCCACCAGTTCGACTTCCACGAGGACGACCGCCGGAGCATCGACGCCGAGCTCTTCCGTATCGAGTGGCGCTGA
- a CDS encoding PAS domain-containing sensor histidine kinase yields MPADMDDSIYANIFDATPEPVMVHHPETGRILDANQAACELVGRDCEQLVGATVGEISTAGFTTEEAVAAIRRAADDGDHHVAWEVVGPEGQQRSVEVTLERLDVDGTVRVVAFVREPTEGRERDRDRIQWSEQVRTMVNNLPVVVFALDADGTFTHSAGKGLSALGLEQGELTGASIFDVYADYPEIIDAAEEALAGDEVRVTQSVEDLVFETWYQPVFEAGEVAQVVGVARNITELKRREERVDALSEATNDLLYTHTEAAVAERVTEIAERVIDRPIAAMWAYDGDDTVLYPVGATETAIEFAGVDIPKDLPDMEPGSDEMAIFDAGEPAVIEDYTELDAPSAPGVPLGTLLCLPLDDHGLLCVGSTTVEPFDESERHLLDILSSTATAALDRVARETELNDQRAELAASNEALQRRRDQMEFFNSILRHDILNGMNVIRARGDMLASELDGDHGAYAETIVEWSDDIVDLTRKVRSVLQTLSDEASAETKPVELAPVVESAARRAASMTPGATVDVSVHSDVAVTADDLLHDVFGNILTNAVEHGSTDSHGQDEEPGVAVEVTTSVDEETVTVRIADDGPGIAPDVRDRIFERGGKSTDSGGTGFGLYFVDAMIASYGGQIRVEESDKGGAVFVVELPKA; encoded by the coding sequence ATGCCCGCGGACATGGACGATAGTATCTATGCGAATATTTTCGATGCGACGCCGGAACCGGTCATGGTACACCACCCCGAGACCGGCCGTATCCTCGACGCCAATCAGGCGGCCTGTGAGCTCGTCGGGCGCGACTGCGAGCAACTTGTGGGAGCGACGGTCGGCGAGATAAGCACGGCGGGGTTCACGACCGAGGAGGCGGTCGCCGCTATCAGGCGAGCGGCCGACGACGGCGACCACCATGTGGCGTGGGAGGTCGTCGGGCCCGAGGGCCAACAACGCTCCGTCGAGGTCACGTTAGAGCGCCTCGACGTCGACGGAACGGTTCGGGTCGTCGCCTTCGTTCGGGAGCCAACCGAGGGTCGGGAACGCGACCGGGACCGTATCCAGTGGAGCGAGCAGGTCCGGACGATGGTGAACAACCTCCCAGTCGTCGTCTTCGCCCTCGACGCTGACGGTACCTTCACCCACTCGGCCGGGAAGGGTCTCAGTGCGCTGGGGCTGGAGCAAGGGGAGTTGACCGGCGCCTCCATCTTCGACGTCTACGCCGACTACCCGGAGATTATCGACGCCGCAGAGGAGGCGCTGGCGGGCGACGAGGTTCGGGTGACACAGTCGGTCGAGGACCTGGTGTTCGAGACGTGGTACCAGCCCGTCTTCGAGGCCGGCGAGGTCGCCCAGGTCGTCGGCGTCGCCCGCAACATCACGGAGCTGAAGCGCCGCGAAGAGCGCGTCGACGCACTCAGCGAGGCCACCAACGATCTGCTGTACACCCACACCGAAGCGGCCGTCGCCGAGCGGGTCACGGAGATAGCCGAGCGAGTCATCGACCGGCCCATCGCGGCGATGTGGGCGTACGACGGCGACGATACCGTTCTCTACCCCGTCGGCGCCACGGAGACGGCGATCGAGTTCGCCGGCGTCGACATCCCGAAAGACCTCCCGGACATGGAACCCGGCTCCGACGAGATGGCTATCTTCGACGCGGGCGAGCCCGCCGTCATCGAGGACTACACGGAACTCGATGCCCCGTCGGCGCCCGGCGTCCCCCTCGGAACGTTGCTGTGTCTGCCCCTCGACGACCACGGGTTGTTGTGTGTCGGCTCGACGACCGTCGAGCCGTTCGACGAGTCCGAGCGCCACCTTCTGGATATCCTCTCGAGTACGGCGACCGCAGCGCTCGACCGGGTCGCTCGCGAGACGGAACTAAACGACCAGCGGGCGGAACTCGCGGCCTCGAACGAGGCGTTGCAACGCCGTCGCGACCAGATGGAGTTTTTCAACAGCATCCTGCGCCACGACATCCTCAACGGCATGAACGTCATCCGCGCCAGGGGCGATATGCTCGCCTCGGAGCTGGATGGCGACCACGGGGCGTACGCCGAGACCATCGTCGAGTGGAGCGACGATATCGTCGACCTCACGCGGAAGGTCCGGTCGGTGTTGCAGACGCTCTCGGACGAGGCGTCTGCCGAGACCAAACCGGTCGAGCTAGCCCCGGTTGTCGAATCGGCCGCACGCAGGGCCGCCTCGATGACACCCGGCGCGACGGTCGACGTCTCGGTCCACAGCGACGTCGCGGTGACCGCCGACGACCTCCTGCACGACGTCTTCGGCAACATCCTCACCAATGCAGTAGAGCACGGTTCGACGGACAGCCACGGCCAAGACGAGGAGCCCGGCGTCGCCGTCGAGGTGACGACTTCGGTGGACGAGGAGACGGTCACCGTCAGAATCGCGGACGACGGACCGGGCATCGCCCCGGACGTCAGGGATCGAATCTTCGAGCGTGGCGGCAAGAGTACCGACTCCGGTGGGACCGGCTTTGGCCTCTACTTCGTCGACGCGATGATAGCGAGCTACGGCGGGCAGATACGGGTCGAGGAGAGCGACAAAGGCGGTGCAGTCTTCGTCGTCGAACTCCCGAAAGCATGA
- a CDS encoding rhomboid family intramembrane serine protease — protein sequence MLQSSLVESLALVPVRPLVVVVSVLATAVAVQRLVGERLTAGLRRRLLLGVPWGTLLTITGVLAVYLFVQGAYWHSDLLVTPFRTWSYYYPLGLLMGPFTHASVGHITGNLLGTLVYGTVVEYAWGHYPQGRGEASFSSVWTNPFARILAVPVVMFLVGVFTGVFALGPVVGFSGVVFALAGFALVTRPYLFLGAFLGSRIIDLVYTALLSPEPTIGGSVQYVTPWWANIAIQGHAIGLLAGVFLGTALLRARSERPDPGAVFFATLVFAVVQGLWAVYIPVGNGRYTLFRWLGTALVLLLSVLVSAATLYTDRRALPDFDGGWPSVAGFALMVALAALCLASVPANGASLGDGDLPEDGLQVRDYVVTYQEDVRNAYVDSMPLPPTAQQNITESGVIVASADREIWTVAVSRSRLALQGDATVTVGGADWRETVQVERESWSVAGNDSVYSVALARQNGPSRTVYTSDPSTLDGRIDGQNLSLRPVGSGFEISVRQNGTTVDRGPVPANMSSRSIGGLTFERNRSRLYAAGNGTRVIVAREGD from the coding sequence ATGCTCCAGTCCTCGCTCGTCGAGTCGCTGGCCCTCGTGCCCGTTCGGCCGCTGGTCGTCGTCGTCTCGGTTCTCGCGACCGCCGTCGCCGTCCAGCGGCTAGTCGGCGAACGGCTCACTGCCGGGCTGCGCCGACGCCTGTTGCTCGGTGTGCCGTGGGGGACGCTGCTGACGATAACCGGCGTCCTCGCGGTCTACCTCTTCGTCCAGGGGGCGTACTGGCACTCGGACCTCCTCGTGACGCCGTTCCGGACGTGGTCGTACTATTACCCGCTGGGGCTGCTCATGGGGCCGTTCACACACGCGAGCGTCGGCCACATCACCGGGAATCTGCTCGGGACGCTCGTCTACGGCACGGTCGTCGAGTACGCCTGGGGGCACTACCCCCAGGGACGCGGTGAGGCGTCGTTCAGTTCGGTGTGGACGAACCCCTTCGCCAGAATACTGGCTGTCCCGGTCGTCATGTTTCTCGTGGGCGTGTTCACGGGGGTTTTCGCGCTCGGTCCGGTCGTCGGCTTCTCCGGCGTGGTGTTCGCACTCGCTGGCTTCGCGCTGGTGACGCGACCGTACCTGTTCCTCGGGGCGTTCCTGGGGAGCCGTATCATAGACCTCGTCTACACCGCGCTCCTGTCGCCGGAGCCGACCATCGGCGGGAGCGTCCAGTACGTCACGCCGTGGTGGGCCAACATCGCCATCCAGGGCCACGCTATCGGGCTGCTGGCCGGCGTGTTCCTCGGGACGGCGTTGCTCCGAGCGCGCTCGGAGCGGCCGGATCCCGGCGCGGTGTTTTTCGCCACACTGGTCTTCGCCGTGGTTCAGGGCCTCTGGGCGGTGTACATCCCGGTCGGCAACGGGCGATACACCCTGTTTCGCTGGCTCGGGACCGCCCTCGTACTCCTGCTCTCGGTGCTGGTCTCCGCCGCGACGCTGTACACCGACCGGCGGGCGCTCCCGGACTTCGATGGCGGGTGGCCGTCGGTCGCGGGCTTTGCGCTCATGGTCGCCCTCGCGGCGCTCTGTCTCGCGTCGGTGCCGGCAAACGGGGCCTCGCTGGGCGACGGGGACCTCCCCGAGGACGGACTGCAGGTCCGCGATTACGTCGTCACCTACCAGGAAGACGTTCGAAACGCCTACGTCGACAGTATGCCCCTGCCGCCGACGGCCCAGCAGAACATCACCGAGAGCGGCGTCATCGTCGCCAGCGCCGACCGCGAGATATGGACGGTCGCGGTCTCCCGGTCGCGACTGGCGCTCCAGGGGGACGCGACCGTCACCGTCGGCGGCGCCGACTGGCGCGAGACGGTCCAGGTCGAGCGGGAAAGCTGGTCGGTGGCAGGCAACGACAGCGTCTACAGCGTGGCCCTGGCACGCCAGAACGGCCCGTCTCGGACCGTCTACACCTCCGACCCATCGACCCTCGACGGGCGTATTGACGGGCAAAACCTCTCGCTCCGGCCGGTCGGGAGCGGCTTCGAGATCTCGGTCCGCCAGAACGGTACCACAGTCGACCGCGGCCCGGTGCCGGCGAATATGTCGAGCCGGAGTATCGGCGGCCTCACGTTCGAGCGCAACCGGTCGCGGCTGTACGCCGCCGGCAACGGGACGCGAGTCATCGTCGCCCGGGAAGGGGACTAG
- a CDS encoding DUF5658 family protein produces the protein MYQLLSEDAVYVADTRLRCDYLLWVLVLAAAAGDVVLTFAGLSLCFTEANPIARAFIDVAGHAGLIGLKLAALAVLFAVYRTVRPLFRRAALVAFFAPQLFAVSHNGLLLAQHAADCP, from the coding sequence GTGTACCAGTTGCTCAGCGAGGATGCGGTGTACGTCGCAGACACCAGGCTCCGGTGTGACTATCTGCTGTGGGTGCTGGTCCTCGCGGCCGCGGCCGGCGACGTGGTGCTGACGTTCGCAGGACTGTCGCTGTGTTTCACCGAGGCGAATCCAATCGCGCGAGCGTTCATCGATGTCGCCGGGCACGCCGGACTAATCGGACTGAAACTGGCCGCCCTGGCCGTGCTGTTTGCTGTCTATCGGACGGTGCGTCCGCTGTTCCGTCGCGCGGCGCTGGTCGCCTTTTTTGCACCACAGCTGTTCGCCGTCTCGCACAACGGATTGCTCCTCGCGCAACACGCAGCCGACTGCCCGTGA
- the dph2 gene encoding diphthamide biosynthesis enzyme Dph2 — MSQERTEGDLRNTGLSLKHDREWDYEIDRIVEEVEERDAETVGLQFPEGLKRRGPAVTDDLRQELPDDVQVMMSGQPCYGACDLDTYMMRRTDVFVHFGHSPMKESDKIIYVPLFSNVEVTPIMEQAFEEELTDPDEDPDVGLVTTAQHMNKFGEMREWLEERGYTVHTQRGDERLTHEGQVLGCNYASADVDADQILYVGGGKFHPLGLAMEHPDKKVIIADPVNNAVTIADTEKFMKQRYGAVHRAMDAESWGVIFCTKIGQGRWDQAQEIVENNDDAYLITMDEVTPDRLTNFGMDAYVNTGCPRITTDDGPQFKKPMLTPGEYEIAIGEKELEELEFDTFHGTW, encoded by the coding sequence ATGAGCCAAGAGCGAACCGAGGGGGACCTTCGCAATACGGGCCTCTCGCTGAAGCACGACCGTGAGTGGGACTACGAGATAGACCGCATCGTCGAGGAGGTCGAGGAGCGCGACGCCGAGACCGTCGGGCTGCAGTTCCCCGAGGGACTGAAACGCCGCGGCCCGGCAGTCACTGACGACCTGCGCCAGGAGCTCCCAGACGACGTCCAGGTGATGATGTCGGGCCAGCCATGTTACGGCGCCTGTGACCTGGACACCTACATGATGCGACGCACGGACGTCTTCGTCCACTTCGGCCACTCCCCCATGAAGGAGTCTGACAAGATAATCTACGTCCCACTATTTTCCAACGTCGAAGTCACACCCATCATGGAGCAGGCCTTCGAGGAGGAGCTCACCGACCCCGACGAGGACCCCGACGTGGGGCTCGTGACGACGGCCCAGCACATGAACAAGTTCGGCGAGATGCGCGAGTGGCTCGAAGAGCGAGGTTACACCGTCCACACCCAGCGTGGTGACGAACGGCTCACCCACGAAGGGCAGGTGCTTGGCTGCAACTACGCCAGCGCCGACGTCGACGCCGACCAGATTTTGTATGTCGGCGGCGGGAAGTTCCACCCGCTCGGGCTCGCGATGGAACACCCCGACAAGAAGGTCATCATCGCCGACCCCGTCAACAACGCCGTCACCATCGCGGACACGGAGAAGTTCATGAAGCAGCGCTACGGCGCGGTCCACCGCGCGATGGACGCCGAGAGCTGGGGCGTCATCTTCTGTACGAAGATCGGCCAGGGCCGCTGGGACCAGGCCCAGGAAATCGTCGAGAACAACGACGACGCCTACCTCATCACGATGGACGAGGTCACTCCCGACCGGCTCACGAACTTCGGCATGGACGCCTACGTCAACACCGGCTGTCCCCGCATCACGACCGACGACGGCCCGCAGTTCAAGAAGCCGATGCTCACCCCCGGCGAGTACGAGATCGCCATCGGCGAGAAGGAGCTGGAAGAGCTGGAGTTCGACACGTTCCACGGTACCTGGTAG
- a CDS encoding GNAT family N-acetyltransferase: protein MALEITELARNEAATWNDALGRTRERTPFHRFEALEVFADYAGAELHPLLAYKGNEPVGLFPFFTLQKGPITAAFSPPPELKVSYLGPVVIAQPGMKPHSTEKRRRRLVDGCLDWLDTEYDPEYVHVRTAMSSPDVRPFGWATFDETPRFTYVVDLDAEPDSLRDRFSRDARSNVRDAAEACTVEESGAETARRVITQVQNRHEEQDLDFPLSADFVGDLYGALPEGYLRPYACRVAGEFVGGSLILDDGERVYNWQGTVKQDLDYDVNDLLHWEVLRAAAERGHSAYDLVGANDPRLSRYKSKFAPTLRTYHSLERSSTGLGTAARLYRQLS, encoded by the coding sequence ATGGCCCTGGAGATAACCGAGCTCGCCCGCAACGAGGCGGCCACATGGAACGACGCACTGGGACGAACGCGAGAGCGGACGCCGTTCCACCGATTCGAGGCCCTGGAGGTGTTCGCCGACTACGCCGGTGCCGAGCTCCACCCGCTACTGGCCTACAAGGGGAACGAGCCGGTCGGGCTCTTTCCGTTCTTCACGCTCCAGAAGGGACCGATAACGGCGGCCTTTTCGCCGCCACCGGAGCTGAAGGTGAGCTATCTCGGTCCGGTCGTCATCGCACAGCCGGGCATGAAACCACACAGCACGGAGAAGCGTCGGCGGCGACTCGTCGACGGCTGTCTCGACTGGCTGGACACCGAGTACGACCCGGAGTACGTCCACGTCCGCACCGCGATGAGTTCGCCCGACGTCCGCCCGTTCGGCTGGGCGACGTTCGATGAGACCCCCCGATTTACGTACGTCGTCGACCTCGACGCCGAGCCCGACAGCCTGCGTGACCGGTTCAGTCGCGACGCGCGCTCGAACGTCCGCGACGCGGCGGAGGCCTGTACGGTCGAGGAATCCGGCGCCGAGACGGCGCGCCGGGTCATCACGCAGGTCCAGAACCGGCACGAGGAACAGGACCTCGACTTCCCGCTTTCCGCCGACTTCGTCGGGGACCTCTACGGGGCGCTCCCCGAGGGCTACCTCCGCCCATACGCCTGTCGCGTGGCGGGTGAGTTCGTCGGGGGCTCGCTGATACTGGACGACGGCGAGCGGGTGTACAACTGGCAGGGGACGGTCAAACAGGACCTCGACTACGACGTGAACGACCTGCTACACTGGGAGGTGCTGCGGGCGGCGGCCGAGCGGGGCCACAGCGCCTACGACCTGGTCGGCGCGAACGACCCGCGGCTCTCCCGGTACAAGTCGAAGTTCGCTCCCACCCTCCGGACGTATCACTCGCTCGAACGGAGTTCGACAGGTCTGGGTACCGCGGCACGGCTCTACCGACAGCTCTCGTGA
- a CDS encoding HTH domain-containing protein — protein MRADDATDPTLDALLPPTDSDLTATVFVHSLGPAECKSDQDQLVTELASLTERSVLDDLDLVVWGNSICTASPLTEVGNGQRILDAIGEFYDLAANSELSIAPFFNVSTVTTEYNPDAFSRIVPPSRAVAIYEAGELAAVFPCLLDGTAYTPENLVSHLARERTGETGAVVLDESV, from the coding sequence ATGAGAGCAGACGACGCCACCGACCCGACGCTCGATGCACTGTTGCCACCGACAGACAGCGACCTCACGGCGACTGTCTTCGTTCACTCTCTGGGCCCGGCCGAGTGCAAGTCAGACCAGGACCAGCTGGTGACGGAGTTAGCGAGTCTCACCGAGCGAAGCGTCCTCGACGATCTCGACCTGGTCGTCTGGGGCAACAGCATCTGTACGGCCAGCCCGCTCACCGAAGTCGGGAACGGCCAGCGAATCCTCGACGCCATCGGTGAGTTCTACGACCTGGCAGCGAACAGCGAGCTCTCCATCGCCCCGTTTTTCAACGTCTCGACGGTGACGACGGAGTACAACCCCGACGCGTTCAGTCGCATCGTCCCACCGTCACGGGCGGTCGCTATCTACGAAGCGGGTGAGCTGGCAGCCGTCTTCCCGTGTCTCCTCGATGGAACCGCCTACACGCCCGAGAACCTCGTCTCGCATCTGGCACGGGAGCGGACGGGGGAGACCGGAGCGGTCGTCCTCGACGAGTCGGTCTGA
- a CDS encoding HalOD1 output domain-containing protein produces MSGPDPWHALGGRPSLEGAERVTEDGPTYDPKTDTYVGMFDTEPASLAVMEALATVRHCEPTELDPLYCSVDPDALDRLVASGSDQLCVTMHIDGFEVVVTGTRRIEITPPE; encoded by the coding sequence ATGAGTGGTCCGGACCCGTGGCACGCACTCGGTGGGAGACCCAGCTTAGAGGGGGCCGAGCGCGTGACAGAAGACGGTCCGACGTACGACCCGAAGACAGACACGTACGTCGGGATGTTCGATACGGAGCCGGCGAGCCTCGCGGTTATGGAGGCGCTCGCCACCGTTCGTCACTGCGAACCGACGGAGCTCGACCCGCTATACTGCTCGGTCGACCCCGACGCGCTGGACCGTCTCGTCGCATCCGGTTCGGACCAGCTCTGTGTGACGATGCATATCGACGGGTTCGAAGTCGTCGTCACCGGGACCCGTCGCATCGAAATCACGCCGCCCGAATGA
- a CDS encoding DUF7344 domain-containing protein — MDQNNTELTRDRIFDILSSPRRRYVLYFLRTEPNPIQLTDLAEHVAAWENDTTVEELSTQQRKRVYVSLYQTHLPKLAESGLVNYDEESGDVSIAAKASEIDPLLGEQRQEPAWYIYYFGLAVLSTLLVVVSVAGLAIPQVALAVGIIAAFVLLTTVHVVYEWRQQSPPAEFRE; from the coding sequence ATGGATCAAAACAACACCGAACTCACACGCGATCGCATCTTCGACATACTCAGTAGTCCCCGGAGACGGTACGTGCTCTATTTCCTGCGGACGGAGCCGAACCCGATTCAGCTGACCGACCTGGCCGAGCACGTCGCTGCCTGGGAGAACGATACGACCGTCGAAGAGCTATCGACCCAGCAGCGAAAGCGCGTCTACGTCTCGCTGTACCAGACGCATCTCCCGAAACTGGCCGAGTCCGGACTCGTCAACTACGACGAGGAGTCCGGTGACGTCTCTATCGCCGCGAAAGCCAGCGAAATAGACCCACTACTGGGCGAACAGCGCCAGGAACCGGCCTGGTACATCTACTACTTCGGGCTGGCGGTGTTGAGTACGCTCCTGGTCGTGGTGTCGGTGGCCGGGCTGGCTATCCCACAGGTCGCCCTCGCCGTGGGAATCATCGCCGCGTTCGTACTCCTGACTACCGTCCACGTGGTGTACGAGTGGCGCCAGCAGTCGCCCCCTGCGGAGTTTCGCGAGTGA